Proteins from a genomic interval of Oreochromis aureus strain Israel breed Guangdong linkage group 6, ZZ_aureus, whole genome shotgun sequence:
- the serhl gene encoding serine hydrolase-like protein — protein MMQALKGVRHVTSSTMKQAVSELSVTVPWGEIRGKVWGPDHGNPVLCLHGWADNCGTFNTLVPLLPKECRYVAVDLAGHGRSSHRPPGALYAFPSYLMDVRRVVDALQWSKFSIIGHSMGGNVAGMFSALYPEMVDAVVLLDSYGFLPTDQKEMPKLIRQGFEEMLLFEKTMEEKKRVYTYEKAVERLMSVNQTLSDRSAKILLERGLVQVEGGVVFSRDFRVNLKNIARISLEQSLELHSRITASVLVVLAESGLEKMFAENEEKKFTSALLQAYRDKNHAVVTVPGDHHIHLNKPDIVAPVVSDFLRTKVLSRSATPTNGQTSKL, from the exons ATGATGCAGGCTTTGAAAGGCGTCAGACACGTGACATCCAGCACGATGAAACAAGCAG TTTCAGAGCTCTCCGTGACAGTCCCGTGGGGGGAGATCCGAGGTAAAGTCTGGGGTCCTGACCACGGAAATCCTGTGCTGTGCCTGCACGGCTGGGCCGACAACTGCGGTACATTCAACACGCTCGTTCCCCTCTTGCCAAAAG AGTGCCGATATGTGGCAGTGGACCTGGCAGGTCACGGTCGCTCGTCGCACCGTCCCCCTGGAGCTCTGTACGCCTTTCCTTCCTACTTGATGGATGTACGCAGAGTCGTTGATG CTCTGCAGTGGAGCAAATTCTCCATTATAGGCCACAGCATGG GTGGTAACGTTGCAGGAATG TTCAGCGCTCTGTATCCGGAGATGGTGGATGCCGTTGTGCTGCTGGACTCCTACGGATTTTTACCTACAGACCag AAGGAAATGCCCAAACTGATCAGGCAGGGGTTCGAAGAGATGCTTCTGTTTGAAAAAACGatggaagagaagaagagagtgtACACTTATGAGAAGGCAGTAGAAAG GTTGATGTCTGTAAACCAAACTCTTTCTGATCGCTCTGCGAAAATCCTTCTGGAGCGAGGTCTGGTTCAGGTTGAGGGAG GAGTTGTGTTCTCCAGAGACTTTCGTGTTAATCTG AAAAACATAGCACGCATCAGTTTGGAGCAGAGTCTGGAGCTGCATTCGAGGATAACTGCCTCTGTCCTAGTTGTTCT AGCAGAAAGTGGCTTggagaaaatgtttgctgaaaatgaggaaaagaaatTTACATCAGCACTTCTTCAGGCCTACAGGGACAAAAAT CATGCCGTGGTGACTGTTCCAGGTGATCATCACATCCACCTGAATAAGCCTGACATCGTCGCTCCAGTTGTGTCGGACTTCCTGCGGACCAAAGTCCTCTCACGCTCTGCTACACCAACTAATGGCCAGACCTCTAAGTTATAA
- the mb gene encoding myoglobin, with the protein MGDFDAVLKHWGPVEADYTGYGSLVLTRLFTEHPETQKLFPKFVGIPQGELASSSAVADHGATVLKKLGELLKAKGNHAAILKPLANSHATKHKIPINNFKLISEVIVKVFAEKAGLDAAGQQGLRNVMSKVIADLEASYKELGFTG; encoded by the exons ATGGGTGACTTTGACGCAGTTCTGAAGCACTGGGGACCAGTGGAAGCAGACTACACTGGCTATGGGAGCCTGGTTTTGACCCG TTTATTCACGGAGCACCCGGAGACCCAGAAGCTGTTCCCCAAGTTTGTCGGCATCCCTCAGGGTGAGCTGGCCAGTAGCTCTGCTGTTGCTGACCATGGAGCCACCGTGCTAAAGAAACTGGGCGAACTGCTGAAGGCCAAAGGCAACCATGCTGCCATTCTCAAACCTCTGGCCAACAGCCATGCGACAAAGCATAAGATCCCCATTAACAACTTCAAG CTGATCTCTGAGGTCATCGTTAAAGTCTTTGCAGAGAAGGCTGGACTCGACGCCGCTGGACAACAGGGCCTGAGGAACGTGATGAGCAAGGTCATCGCTGACCTTGAGGCCAGCTACAAAGAGCTGGGCTTCACAGGCTGA